In Nymphaea colorata isolate Beijing-Zhang1983 chromosome 10, ASM883128v2, whole genome shotgun sequence, the genomic stretch AGTCAAGATGGTATGTATTATTATGTCAATGGTGAAGCTACCATAAGCCTTCAATTGATGGTCCTCCGTCTTATGGTTCAAACTTCGTATAACTCAAGTGTTATTTTATATTGATTAGTTGACTTCTGGATTTGTATGATGATATATACTGAAACATTATCCAAAGGGAAACAGAGAAATAGGTTTTGACTCCTTTGATGGCATTGTCAATGTTCGCAGATCTGCATCCATTAGGAACTCTTGTTTTACTGTTGAATATTTGATCAATTAGAAGCATTAAACTGCTCCAGTTATTCTTGTGGTGAGAAATGTGCAGGTGGCAGCATTGGTGCTTCTCGTTTCGATATGCAGCATGGTGCTTTACGTTTTATTGCTACATGATGGAAGTGCCGAGAGTGTGGCCATGGATGCTATTCATAAGGAGGCCCTCTCTCAATTGAAAGATGGATCAAGATCAATTCTTCCTATAAATGTTTCTGCAGTCCGCTTAGCTAGATTGTTGAGTTCTTCTAGCAGAAGCCATTTAGAGAAACAGGTccgtcttcttttcttcttcttcttcttcttcttctctctctctctctctctctcccagtTATAAACTTACAATACCGAGTGCTTCTTGTTAATGTAAGTTATATAACTTTGTTAAATATTGAGTCAGTTGTCTCATGTTTGAGGAACCCGAACTTAGAAGATCTTCAAAAACTTGATCGATTGTGATGCTTTCTATAAGTCCATTACATGACTGGAAAACTACATCATTTTCACCCTTGCAGGTTGCACACGATCTCTTCATTTTGCATTCCACTCTTCCCCATCTATCAAAAGTTTCATACTTTGGGGAGGATGGGTTATTCTTTGCCTACCACAGTGAAGAAAACAGGACTGTTGCTTTGTTTTCCAATACTATGATTCCACCTTTCAATACGACTCTCAATCGAACGACAAATGGGTATCGTTGGTATCACCAAGAAGTTGATGAAATCACAGGGACTCCACATGGGCAAGCAGTTGATAGAGAGCCGATGGCATATTGGACTTCAACTTGGTTCCGCAGTGCTTTGCTCAGTGACCATGATCGTGCTCAGTGGGGAATTGAATGGAGCAATCAGCAGCCCCTGTTCACCTGCATAGTTCCAGTTACAGGATTGAGTTTCAGAGGTCACAGAGGAGTTGTGGCACTCGGAGTGCCTGTGAAGGTGTTGTCAGACTTTCTATCACTCCCATGGCAGCTTCATGGTGGTGGCATATTCTTGGGTACCAAAGATAGAAAACTAATAGAAGGTTATCAATTTTATAATGGCATGCTGGATCGGTGGGAGCCAACAGCGCTGACTGCAAATTTTCAAACCTTAGATGCCAATGATCAGCTTCAGATCTTTTTGCATACGCAAAATGGAGATTCTAACATGAAGAATGGGCCGGTCTCTATTGTAGATATGAATGTTCAAGGTCGAAGATACACACTTCATACGGCTCACTTTAAGCTTTTTGAATTGCCACTGGTATGCGTTGTTCTTTCCTCCATAATTAGCTGGTTGcctggacacacacacacacacccacatgTATACTCATTACCACGATTATCAATGTAATTTGATAGTTTAGATTCTCCAATTTGCAACTTGCTTTGCTTGTCGCATGCTTGCCTGAATGCATGACCAATGATGATGGTAATCACAGGAAACATAcgagaaacataaaaaattgataaggGCCCAATAGGTTCTTTCTGGTTGCTTTAACTTGTTACAGCTGTGTTCGTCTATCCTTTTTTGCTATTCTCTTGCCAATCCTTTTGTTAGGAAATGATGCTTTCGAGGAAAACTcggaaaatttaaaatttgaaaaaaaatgacacatgGAAAAAGTAGGAAATTAATTGAGTTAATAATATTGATTTAAAAGTATCCCTAATGTTACTTTTTATGACTATAACTAGCGCATAGGTTACCAAAtcatttgtcaatttttttttagtgcacAATATAGCCAAGGTTAAGCATGCAAAACTATTGAAGCTCTTGACAAAATGGCTATTTAGATGCACAATGCTTTTTTAATATTAGAAAGTAAATCGGATACTATAGGAAAAATAAGTGCACTGggaattttgaagaaaatattttgaattagaACTAAAACCAAAACCTTCTAATTTtaaagaacaaatgaagaaaCATTAAAGTAATTCATTATATAAACAAAGAgtattgaaacttgaaaagtgAATAAATTCGTAATTAGCATGTTGATAAAGCAAGACAGACatacaaaaattaagaatgaCAGCCATAATATTATGAAACAAGTTTGTTTCATGCATGTGTCAAAAGAATGAGAGCGTTAGGCCTTActaataaataataatgtgGATGAATCATATGAATTAGAAGCATAAATCGTATTTAATGGTCAATTAAGTAAATATGATTGTGTGTCATTTTGAAACAGAAGAATTATTCTGTATATGTACATTATTAGTGAAGCTTGTTATGTACGCCGTGCTGGTATGAAATTTCGTGCACCAGCATGGTTAACAACAAAAATGCCcctatttaaataaaaaaaaaacttttcgtAAAGacaagagaaaatcaaaaaagtaaaaagattcaaaatgacatttctttttcaacaatttcaaatttggCCCCTTCTTTCATTTGGCGTATGTTTGTTCTGTGCACCGAGCGGCGTACACAACTCTATCTACAATATTAGTTGTCCGTCTCACAAACACCTTAGGTAGTTTTAGCATTGAATTTCATGTTGAGTTATCATAAGGAAACAATGTGATTTTAATCTAGTGGATCTGTAAAAGGTAGTTTGTCCTTattcttgtttccctttctaAACCAATTTGGCTTTTGGTTTActaattttaaaactataatagACCATATATATTTGAATCAGGATATGTGCATGCAAGAGCACTTATTCCTATTAATCTACATCAGCTTCCCACTATGTTATCACATTTTAACTAATGTCTTTGATTTTCAGGTGTCTACTCTTGCTTTTCCTCGTGATAACGTTACATATCTTGGCACAAAAGGGAGCAACTTGAATTGGTTTGCATCAGCCGTTATCTCCGTCGTCCTCGTTCTTATGACATGCCTTTATGTAGTCGTAACATATAGGGCGTTTAGAATCACAGTTTTGCTTCGTTCATCTCTTATCAAACAAATTGAGGCAACAAGACAAGCAGAGAGGAAGAGCATGAATAAAACTATTGCCTTCGCGAGCACCAGCCATGATGTGCGAACGATTCTTGCAGCCATACTTGGCCTATTAGATCATTGCATTTCCAACGTTTCTCATAACTCTGAGTTGCGTTCATGCTTGGTGGACATCAAGTCATTTTCATTAAACTTACTTGGTATGTGCTAGTTAATTGTAGCTTATGATTTCTGCTTCTTAGTTTACTTTAGAGatcatatatttgaaaacaaTGTATGTGATTGTTTTACTTTATATTATATGCTCAATAAGTTGTCTTAGTTTTTCATTATATTCTGTTAATTTTTACGTTTTGCCCTGGGCTAGGGATCCTGAACTCTGTTCTTGACATAAGCAAAATTGAGGCTGGGAAGATGCAATTAGAAGAGGTCGAGTATGATTTAGCACAGGTTCTTGAAGATGCTGTGGACATGTTTTATGTTTCAGCAATTGAGAAGTGTGTGGAAGTAGTATTGGATCCTTGTGACGGCACAATTCAGAAATATTCGCGCGTTAAAGGTGATTGTAAAAGATTTCAACAAATTTTATGCAATCTACTAAGCAATGCAGTGAAGTTCACTTCAGAGGGACACATAATGGTGCGAGCTTGGGCAAAGAAAGCAAGATCTAGGAACTTCATGCTTCCACTTAATGAAAATGGACATGATCATCATTTTCGGCACTACTTGTCACCATGGTACTGCTGTAACAACACCAGTAACATGGACTTCAAATCTCTGCAGGGATCTACTAATGAGGAGAACATGATTGAAGTTGTTATTGAAGTGGATGATACTGGTAAAGGGATTCCAAAAGACAAACATAAAtcagtttttgaaaactttgttcAAGTTAAGGATGTAGATTCTGGAAACTATGGTGGCATAGGATTGGGACTTGGCATCGTCCAATCCATTGTgagtttctttcctttctttctgagTTTGCTGTTTTTAATTCATAATCTGATCTCAGTTTCTCTTTTATCTCAGGTACGTTTGATGGGTGGAGAAATAAACATTGTTGATAAAGCGCCAAGTACAAAAGGAACTTGCTTCAGGTTCAGCATAATCATGAAGGCCGCAGAGAGCTCAGTCGATTTAAAGGATAGTAAAGAAGATGATCGTGAATTGCTTGGTGTTCATGTAGATCAGTCACTACATCAACCAGAAACATCTTCCAACACAGACTTAGCGGCATTTGCTGAAGATTTTGATGTAGAAGGCACTTGTGCAATCTTACTACTCAAAGGTGAAGCTAGAAAAAGAATTCTGAAAAAATGGATGGAGGAGCACAAGTTAAAAGTGTATGCGCTCGACCATTTGGAGAAATTGCGTTCCCTTCTCGAGACACTCAAGCCTAATGCTTGCTCAGTCACAAGCACATGTTCTGAGATCGTTTCCGACGACGGTGGTCACACTGAAACCGGTGAAACCAGTTCTATGGGGAAGGACCAAGAGCTTGATTCCGTCCCATCACATGCCATTAATGATGATCGTGTATTCTCTTCAAGCATGAGCAAGAGAAGCGGCCATATGGAGAGATTGCATTCCATTCTCGAGACACTCAAGCCCAAGGCTTGCTCAGTCGCAACCACATGTTCTGAGATCGTTTCCGACGATGATGGCCTCACTGAAACCGGCGGTACTAGTTCTATGAGGAAAGACCAAGAGCTTGATTCTGCCACATCACGTGCCATTAATGAAGAACCTGCATCCTCTTCAAGCATGAGCATGAACAGGAGAAGCGGGCGCCAGAGAATCGTTAGCTTTAGGGCCGGCAAATATTCTACGAACCTGTTATTCATCGTTGAAATGGATCATCGTTCAGATCTGCAGCTGCAAGAACTGTCTAAGATGTTCAGCAACTTTATTCATAATGCTCAAGAGTTCAGGTGTAAAGTCGTGTGGTTAGCTGGTGTGAGTACACAGTCCATGGACGTGGAGGCTCTGAAGAAGAGCGGAGCCCCATGTGATCTCATATTTCATAAACCTTTACATGGGTCTCGGCTGTATCAAACACTAGGTCTTGTATGCGAGTTTGGTAGAAGAAGTAAAGGCCGCCAAGCAACAGTAATGAACAGTTTTCTGGATCCACAGCCTACTAATATTGGTTCATGTGCCACAGATGTAAGAAGCCATGTTGCATGCAGCTCCTGTACTGCTAACACATGCCAATGGCTTCCTGATAGAAGTACTGCATCTAAAATATCGAGTCTCCATGGTGACAAGCCTCTGAAGGGCTTCAAAGTCTTGGTTGTTGATGACAATGTCGTGTTGCTTCGCTTGATGATGGCTACCCTTGCTCGATTGGGTGCATCTGTGGACTCCTGTAAGAATGGTGAAGATGCTTTTGTTTTAGTTCGCAAGTCTTTGCAGGGTTGGGACGGTCATCATGGAGAAGAGAAGCACTCTCGAGAAGGTCAAGAGGAGGTTGGTGCTGAGAAGATGCTATATGATCTCATTTTCATGGACTGTGAGGTATATACTTACTCTTTTTATGATGTCATGTTTTATTTGCACTTGCTATTGTCATATTTTCGCATGTAACTTTTTATATCTACAAAGCACTTTCCGTGTTTTGTGTAACTTATGATTGTGGCCTTcatcttagtttttttttcctatgaaataaattatttttaacgTAAAGTTGACATGTGCATAGAGCATATTATGTTTGGAATGGTGCTTATTGTTGGGtgcgtttttttttcaaaacgaTTGATAGCTATATTTTGCCGACCATAAAACAGTTGCATTTAGGTTTCTTGCAATTTCCAAGTTAATAACTAAAGTGAGGCTATTTGTTCACATTAATAATTAAGTACGTTaatttaacttttatttatGCAACGATTATGTCAAGccaaaatgtaattttttggttaaataaaaaaaaatgagttttgtgcATTCTAGGAATTATACTGAtgcatgattgaaaaaatttcagttctatgcttataaatttttcttttatatatagtATAAAAATATTGCATGTAATATATGTGCCTTGTATTGGAGGCCCTACTAgctactaatatatatatatatatatattctgattTTAAGTGCACTTTGTTTCTTATAAATTCAACAAATACATAACAGTGACATGTACAAATATAAaagttatgtatatatatacatatattgcatttttttctcctttgtaGATTGTTGCATGCGTAATTAATCCAGATCTTTGGAGTTTCCGCATTTAATTGGTAGAATGCGGGAATCGCAAACCTCCGGgtttcataaatttcttttttcaagtttatgtttttttcatctAAACTCTTTTACTTGGTTCTGTAAATCGTAAAACGATAGAGTACACCGTAGACATAAGTGTCAATTCCTATTTATTTACAATTTGAAAGTAAAGTAAGCCGCAATCGCAATAGGAAGATATTATGCAATTCATGCTTTAGTAATTTATGTTCAACTGTCAGATGCCAACCATGAACGGGTATGAAGCCACACGGAAGATCCGCAAAGAGGAAAAGCACTACAGCGACGTTCACGTTCCAATTATTGCCTTAACAGCCCATGCAATGGCAGAAGAAACAAGCAGGTCTCTTCAATCGGGGATGGATTTTCATCTGGTGAAACCTGTTGCTGAGAATGAACTTCTTGATGCCATTCAAAAGGTTCTCCGCGTTTGAAATCTTGCCAAAGGAAAAAAGCAACCACTCTGGTCGTATGATCATTTGTGTAAATCAAGCCATTCAAATCTCCAGGTGTATTAGTCTAGGTATAATAGTTTTGTTATTCTCTCATCAACTTCATATTCAACATCTAGGTTTGATTTTTCTGTATTTCATTGATTGACCACATTTATTTTTGATAAATACAGTACTCACTACTTGTCCTGAAAGCCCTTGAAAAAAGGTAAACTGAAAATTATTAATTCATTACATGATAAATAAGAAAAGTGTGTTCTTGTTTCAAGAAACGTCGGTGCAATATATGAATATTGTTTCTAAATGCTGAACTACTCAAACattgttgaataatattttgttAAGACAAAAACATGGTATTGTAAGAACAGGTGTTCCAAAGACACGATGCCCTTCTTATCAAAGTGGCCGCCCTTTTAAATTATAACAGGCAGGTAGTGGACGCCTAAATTCATTTTAGAAAGTAAAACTCAGTCGACACGTGCAAACATGGGATGGTGGATACCGATTACCAGAAGCTATTGAGCAGGAAAAGAAGTTTATGTGCATTGTTTAGTGGATTGAATTTTATATATGTGCTTATCTAATTTTTCCCAAATGTATTTGATAATGTTTTCTTTGATCTTCTGAGAGCAAAATTACTGGTCACCAGCAATGGGACCTAAGACCCATTTTCAGATAAAATAAGGTTGCGATGGTTGGTTATCTGCTTAGTTTCAGTTTAACAATGAATTTATGATTGTtattaacgttttttttttaaaaagggagaaatatgacaaagaacacaaaaaattaaaaaaaaaaaatcattcgcGACTAAAGCCATTGCAGATTTTGTGCTTAAAAGGGCCAAAACGAATCGATGTTTCGACAGGAACTCGGTGTTTAACAAGTTGTCGTAATTTTTCatagataatattttttatgtattcaaGACATAAGTTCATTCTTATTAAGCAACATAAATCTGttttttgaatcttttattttatatgtgtgtgtctatgtgtCCTTCACCAAGCGTCAGAAACCACATGCAACGGAAAATGTGCTCAACTCTAGAGATTGTGGAAGGAAGGGAAGCTCGTAAATTATTTGTTGTTGCCCTTCAAGTTTATCTCACATTATCTCACAGATAAAAAAGCCCTAAATGGGGGCGAATAGTCCACAAAATTAGGAGGAATCATAGCTTAACTCTCCATCAGTTCTAATCAACTAAACGGATTGaagaataaactaaatctaactGCATAAGGAAAAAACGACCGAACTGTTCCCGTCAAGCCCAATCGTCGCCGACCTCCATTCTATAGTTCGTCCTGAAAATTTAGAAGCATAAAACAAACATCTCTTGAGacaatttgaaaattaagaGAAGGAACAAATAAGGTTTAGAAATCTAAATTCACAAAAGGAAGCCGGGTGAGTACTTACATGGATGTCCTTGGCCTTTGCTTCCCGTTTGACGTCCTCCGCCTGTGCATCTGCATCACCAGCGTCAGCTTCATCCTTGTTTGTTGTTAGAATCAATATCCTCGTCGTCCTGCAGAGAGAAGAAGAATCTGAGGAATTCGGAGAAGGTTTTCGAAAGAGGTGAAGTTTAAGCCTTAAGGTCAAGACGAAACTCAAATCAGATTCTTCATTCGGTTTATTCTTCTCTTCCTGAAAGAAAATGTAAAGATAAGAAACTAACACCCTGTTAggttggagggaaagagaggaatggaaagaaaagtgagggaaagagaatggaaaagaaatagaatggaaaggaaaggaaaagaaagcaattataaaagttttttggatgaaaaggaaaggaaaggctaaaatcatgtttgtttggactagGATAGAATTTATAAAACTTTATAATAATACCTCTAACattcaaaatgttaaaaaaattgagagcTTTCCTTTTAGTGGAGCCCCGGTCTTGTCTTCAACGGAGAGTCCATGCTCCATACCCTTGAGAGAGTCTCATAAGGTTGGGTTTGACCTAAACCTATCCTTGGGTCGAATTGgacaccagagagagagagagagagagagagagagagagagagagagattgaaaacatcaatcaaacaaaatgtttaGATATATAGTCATAAATCTAATAAAAATTtagatcaatcaaacaaaatgttgGTAAACATAATAATTGTctacagacaaaaaaaaaaaagatcgcATAATAACTCCAGCTCTGCTCAGCATCCTAAGTAAAACATTCTTTGGCTTAAAAACATGACaagcaaaaaatgttttcatcCCTTTTTCATCATAAGATATGCTTCTGTTTGTAACTCTTCTTCAAGACCAATGGCTTCAAATGCTGGAAATATGTCTtctttagaatatttatttgaatgtcTCGGCTCTGGTACGACATTACCTTTTTCAATTGCATTAGCAACTCTCTCAAAggcatttttcattatttcaatctcttttaaatcatcttcatttgcaCTTCTCCTCCTTTTAAGCTTTGACAATGAACTTGTGTTGGACTCAACTTGGACTTCATACTCGTCTCCTAGGTTGATAATGGTTATAATACTGCTTGATTTTCAATAATCATTTCATCAATAAGCCGGATTGTATCACCAGTACTCTCACACGCTGAAATTATTCGGCTGAGCTTTTCTTTTGCTGTCATTGATCATTCTCCTGTTGCTCTATCATTACCAAATAAATTTACTAACTTCTCATAGTTCGGAAGAAGTGTCATCATCCACTTTTTTGCCATTAGATTTGCCaataaataacacaaaaaaagatAACGGCAAAGAAACTCATCTTTAACATAAAAATgtgattataaaaaaataattaaattgcTAAACATAAATTTACATACCTCTATTAATGGCTTTCATACTTTGAGTTCAACAGTCTACATATTTGTCTTTGAATCAATGCTAAATCTACTCAAACCACTTTTAAAGATGTCATAACAGCTACTGAAATTAGActtcaactttttcatttgattttttatgtgtTCTTTGGCGAGCATTTCACCCAACTTATCGTTTAGTTCTGTCACAACATTATCATATGCAATTGTAGTAAAAGTGTCATTCACTCTTTTGCCtattattttttgaagcagTAATGAATCAATGAGCGCATCATCCATAGATTGGCTCCATTGTATCTTATCAGTCTTTCCTCAGTCTGTATATATTTGATTTGTCTTCATTGTTATTAGCTAAATGCATAATAAAACaagcttaagaaaaaaaacatacataatgaaaagaaaaaaccaagtgtaacaataaaaaatcaagtaattaaATTCAATGAACGTCTACAATGACAAAtaatataaagagaaaaaaaatcaacatgtcTCATATACACAATTATTCAATTTATTGAAGTTTGAAGTTGATAGTTCAGCCACATAGTCCAAGTGATGCTTTGTCGTGTGAGTTTCTCCAACTCTATACTCTTCATCTACATCAACTTGAACAGAATAATTTTCACTAGGCTGATTCTTAAGTtctgcatcaacatcttcaataaTGCTAGCATCTGAATCGACATCCATGAGAAAGTTGTGCAATATACAACATGCTAAAATGATCTCCGACTCTGTATTGCACGAATAGACTAGTTCTGTCGAACTAGCTATaattgagaattttttttcaagacacgAAATGATCTTTCAATGACATTTCGCAACGAAGCATGCCGAAGATTAAACAACTCTATTGCATTTTGTGGGCCTCGCTTGGAGTATTCTTTCAAGTGATATCTCACATGCCTAAAGGGTGTGATAAGCCCACCTTTTAATGGAAAACCAGCAtcaacaagataatatttacctaaaaaaatgaacacaatcACAATTATTATAGTTGGCCAATGTTTTCTACCACGGTATCTCAGTGCATCCTCTAAAGATACTTTAACACGAACTTATGTTCCTTCAATTGCACCAACACAATTCTGAAATGCAATTTAGTGTTAATGCAATATTGACATACTATAAAGCATAGAAACTATAATAATTGATTTATTACCTAAAGTATGGATAAAATCTATTATTGTATAAGACTTCATTTGGCACAGTTGATACGTCAGATTGTTGAATGAATTTGTCTTCTAAAAGAATAATTGAACTCA encodes the following:
- the LOC116263195 gene encoding probable histidine kinase 2 isoform X1; this encodes MGAQGKAPPMAESMQRVKVKRLNEEGKWDDRGTGHISVDYLEVAALVLLVSICSMVLYVLLLHDGSAESVAMDAIHKEALSQLKDGSRSILPINVSAVRLARLLSSSSRSHLEKQVAHDLFILHSTLPHLSKVSYFGEDGLFFAYHSEENRTVALFSNTMIPPFNTTLNRTTNGYRWYHQEVDEITGTPHGQAVDREPMAYWTSTWFRSALLSDHDRAQWGIEWSNQQPLFTCIVPVTGLSFRGHRGVVALGVPVKVLSDFLSLPWQLHGGGIFLGTKDRKLIEGYQFYNGMLDRWEPTALTANFQTLDANDQLQIFLHTQNGDSNMKNGPVSIVDMNVQGRRYTLHTAHFKLFELPLVSTLAFPRDNVTYLGTKGSNLNWFASAVISVVLVLMTCLYVVVTYRAFRITVLLRSSLIKQIEATRQAERKSMNKTIAFASTSHDVRTILAAILGLLDHCISNVSHNSELRSCLVDIKSFSLNLLGILNSVLDISKIEAGKMQLEEVEYDLAQVLEDAVDMFYVSAIEKCVEVVLDPCDGTIQKYSRVKGDCKRFQQILCNLLSNAVKFTSEGHIMVRAWAKKARSRNFMLPLNENGHDHHFRHYLSPWYCCNNTSNMDFKSLQGSTNEENMIEVVIEVDDTGKGIPKDKHKSVFENFVQVKDVDSGNYGGIGLGLGIVQSIVRLMGGEINIVDKAPSTKGTCFRFSIIMKAAESSVDLKDSKEDDRELLGVHVDQSLHQPETSSNTDLAAFAEDFDVEGTCAILLLKGEARKRILKKWMEEHKLKVYALDHLEKLRSLLETLKPNACSVTSTCSEIVSDDGGHTETGETSSMGKDQELDSVPSHAINDDRVFSSSMSKRSGHMERLHSILETLKPKACSVATTCSEIVSDDDGLTETGGTSSMRKDQELDSATSRAINEEPASSSSMSMNRRSGRQRIVSFRAGKYSTNLLFIVEMDHRSDLQLQELSKMFSNFIHNAQEFRCKVVWLAGVSTQSMDVEALKKSGAPCDLIFHKPLHGSRLYQTLGLVCEFGRRSKGRQATVMNSFLDPQPTNIGSCATDVRSHVACSSCTANTCQWLPDRSTASKISSLHGDKPLKGFKVLVVDDNVVLLRLMMATLARLGASVDSCKNGEDAFVLVRKSLQGWDGHHGEEKHSREGQEEVGAEKMLYDLIFMDCEMPTMNGYEATRKIRKEEKHYSDVHVPIIALTAHAMAEETSRSLQSGMDFHLVKPVAENELLDAIQKVLRV